Proteins encoded together in one Bacteroidales bacterium window:
- a CDS encoding aspartate 1-decarboxylase, giving the protein MLIEILKSKIHRVTVTEANLNYIGSITIDELLMEAANLFEGEKVQVVNLHNGERLETYVIRGKRGSGTIALNGPAARKAIPGDVVTIMAYALMEPDEARNFKPALVFPDTATNTIP; this is encoded by the coding sequence ATGCTCATCGAAATTCTCAAATCAAAAATTCACAGGGTAACGGTAACTGAAGCCAACCTCAACTACATTGGAAGCATCACCATCGATGAACTTCTCATGGAGGCGGCCAACCTTTTTGAAGGAGAAAAAGTGCAGGTAGTAAACCTCCATAACGGAGAAAGGCTGGAAACTTACGTCATCCGTGGAAAAAGAGGTTCCGGAACCATTGCCCTCAACGGTCCGGCTGCCAGGAAAGCTATCCCGGGAGATGTTGTTACCATTATGGCCTACGCCCTGATGGAACCGGATGAAGCACGAAATTTCAAGCCGGCTCTTGTCTTCCCCGATACGGCTACCAATACCATCCCCTGA